The following proteins are co-located in the Streptomyces sp. NBC_01198 genome:
- the hrpB gene encoding ATP-dependent helicase HrpB, whose protein sequence is MRAEGHALPVAAVVPALLGALADRGCAVLAAPPGTGKTTLVPLLLAGADGGPPGRVLVAEPRRMAARAAARRMAWLLGEQVGGTVGFTVRGERRVSAATTVEVVTTGVLLQRLQRDPELAGVGTVVLDECHERHLDADTAMAFLLDVRATLRPDLRLIAASATTDTAAWAALLDAPVVEAAGVLHPVAVRWAPPPRQVRPPHGMRVDPALLDHVAAVVRRALAEGGDSGDVLCFLPGVGEIARVAGMLSGLGVDVLQLHGRAPAAVQDAALAPGQRRRVLLATSVAESSLTVPGVRAVVDSGLAREPRMDHARGLGALTTVKVSRAAAEQRAGRAGREAPGTVYRCWAQGEHDRLSRQPAPEIALADLTGFALQAACWGEPDATGLALLDPPPPGALAAARSTLRTLDAVDAAGRATPRGRRLGLLGLHPRLARALLDAAPTLGATRAAEVTALLSEEVPAGYGPDLTAAWHTARRAGDAYGNRWRAETRRLEAALRTSQAGEHGRGRAGGLSDDAAAGLVVALAFPERLARRRADGAYLMVSGTGAEVGAGLGGAEWVAVAVADRGVGRAAARVRLAAVVDEETARGAAAWALERYEEVRWAQGDVVARRVERLGAVELTAAPLRSADPAAVRAALLDGLAAEGTGLLRWTRDARELRQRIAFVHRVLGAPWPDVAEDALLARAAEWLGPELAAARRRADLERIDAGAALPRLLPWATGQAARFGELAPERIEVPSGSRIRVDYGGEQPVLAVKLQELFGLADTPRIAGVPVLVHLLSPAGRPAAVTADLASFWREGYRAVRAELRGRYPRHPWPEDPSTAAPTKRTNARRG, encoded by the coding sequence ATCCGGGCCGAGGGGCACGCGCTGCCGGTGGCCGCGGTCGTACCCGCCCTGCTCGGCGCGCTCGCGGACCGCGGCTGCGCGGTGCTGGCCGCACCGCCGGGCACCGGCAAGACCACGCTGGTGCCGCTGCTGCTGGCCGGCGCCGACGGCGGTCCCCCGGGGCGCGTGCTCGTCGCCGAGCCGCGCCGGATGGCGGCCAGGGCCGCCGCCCGGCGGATGGCCTGGCTGCTGGGCGAACAGGTCGGCGGCACCGTCGGCTTCACCGTCCGGGGCGAGCGGCGGGTGTCGGCGGCCACCACCGTGGAGGTGGTGACCACCGGGGTGCTGCTGCAACGTCTGCAGCGCGACCCGGAGTTGGCCGGCGTCGGCACCGTCGTGCTCGACGAGTGCCACGAGCGGCACCTCGACGCGGACACCGCGATGGCCTTCCTGCTGGACGTACGCGCCACGCTGCGGCCTGACCTGCGGCTGATCGCCGCGTCCGCGACCACCGACACGGCGGCGTGGGCCGCGCTGCTCGACGCCCCGGTGGTGGAGGCGGCCGGGGTGCTGCACCCGGTGGCCGTCCGGTGGGCGCCGCCGCCGCGGCAGGTGCGCCCGCCGCACGGCATGCGGGTGGACCCCGCGCTGCTCGACCATGTCGCGGCGGTGGTCCGCCGGGCACTGGCCGAGGGCGGGGACAGCGGGGACGTGCTGTGCTTCCTGCCGGGCGTCGGGGAGATCGCCCGGGTCGCCGGAATGCTGTCCGGCCTCGGAGTCGACGTCCTGCAGCTGCACGGCCGGGCACCGGCCGCCGTCCAGGACGCGGCGCTGGCCCCGGGGCAGCGGCGCCGGGTCCTGCTGGCCACGTCGGTCGCCGAGTCCAGCCTGACCGTGCCCGGAGTGCGGGCGGTGGTCGACAGCGGCCTGGCCCGCGAGCCGCGGATGGACCACGCCAGGGGCCTCGGGGCGCTCACCACCGTCAAGGTGTCGCGGGCCGCGGCGGAGCAGCGCGCCGGGCGCGCCGGCCGTGAGGCGCCCGGCACCGTCTACCGGTGCTGGGCGCAGGGCGAGCACGACCGGCTCTCCCGGCAGCCCGCACCGGAGATCGCGCTGGCCGACCTCACCGGCTTCGCCTTGCAGGCCGCGTGCTGGGGCGAGCCCGACGCGACCGGGCTCGCCCTGCTCGACCCGCCGCCGCCCGGCGCCCTGGCCGCCGCCCGCAGCACGCTGCGCACGCTGGACGCGGTCGACGCGGCGGGGCGCGCCACCCCGCGCGGGCGGCGGCTCGGCCTGCTCGGGCTGCACCCCCGGCTGGCCCGCGCCCTGCTGGACGCCGCGCCCACGCTGGGCGCCACGCGCGCCGCCGAGGTGACCGCGCTGCTGTCGGAGGAGGTCCCGGCCGGTTACGGCCCCGACCTGACCGCCGCCTGGCACACCGCCCGCCGCGCCGGCGACGCCTACGGCAACCGCTGGCGCGCCGAGACGCGGCGGCTGGAAGCGGCACTGCGTACGTCGCAGGCCGGCGAGCACGGCCGCGGGCGCGCGGGCGGGTTGAGCGACGACGCCGCCGCCGGGCTCGTGGTGGCGCTGGCCTTCCCCGAACGGCTGGCGCGGCGGCGGGCCGACGGTGCGTATCTGATGGTGTCCGGCACCGGGGCGGAGGTCGGGGCCGGCCTCGGCGGGGCGGAGTGGGTCGCGGTGGCCGTGGCTGACCGCGGAGTGGGGCGGGCGGCGGCCCGGGTGCGGCTCGCCGCGGTGGTGGACGAGGAGACCGCGCGCGGCGCCGCGGCCTGGGCGCTTGAGCGGTACGAGGAGGTGCGCTGGGCGCAGGGCGACGTGGTGGCCAGGCGGGTGGAGCGGCTGGGCGCCGTGGAGTTGACGGCGGCGCCACTGCGGTCAGCCGACCCCGCCGCGGTGCGAGCCGCGCTGCTCGACGGGCTCGCCGCCGAGGGCACCGGGCTGCTGCGGTGGACCAGGGACGCCCGGGAGCTGCGGCAGCGCATCGCGTTCGTCCACCGGGTGCTGGGCGCGCCCTGGCCGGATGTCGCGGAGGACGCGCTGCTGGCCCGCGCCGCCGAGTGGCTGGGCCCCGAACTGGCCGCCGCCCGCCGCCGCGCCGACCTGGAGCGGATCGACGCGGGCGCCGCCCTGCCCCGGCTGCTGCCCTGGGCGACCGGCCAGGCGGCCAGGTTCGGCGAGCTGGCGCCGGAGCGCATCGAGGTGCCGAGCGGTTCGCGGATCCGCGTCGACTACGGCGGCGAGCAGCCCGTACTGGCGGTGAAACTCCAGGAGTTG